From the genome of Hyphomonas adhaerens MHS-3, one region includes:
- a CDS encoding carbohydrate binding family 9 domain-containing protein — MHRWMLGACIAMSGAGLAMADEDPPVRNFTTYQPTVRPVRIETSEAPVIDGKLDEAMWSKAAEVSEFYQVEPKVGPPSVETRVYFAYDENNLYVGIYAHDDMPDAILASVLERDGEIWRDDMFRFYIDPFNTGTSGFGFDINALGARTERLIRYGQAPVDAWNIIWDADSVLTEDGWTAEIALPFRSLSFDPASDGWGLMMTREHAHANEEIRWAGIDQSVNKFGFARPGYIEGIDDINKGKGFDVQLQAGLAGNRRWSQPRDDDLSIEPSANISYKFTPSLTGLVTLNTDFSDTPLDDRQINTGRFSLFFPETRDFFLQDAALFEFAGQTFAGAPNGQPFFSRRIGIVNGQSVKVDAGLKLSGEINGVEVGILSAQTGAIGNIGSQNLSVARATVDVLDQSRVGFIATNGDPTGLSDNTLAGADFSYRVPSLFGGGRMQADVFYQRTFSSTLEDDDSFGAKFDYPNDKWAWSVEARQIGEDFAPALGFVNRPGTRTFTGEWHRRFRQSGNYLRWWQFGTSHEYITDLDGNAETTINSFVLNANTIWTDDLTFTASQNEEHINTPFVLPGGLVVPVGVYDNNGVKFRVQSSYVRPWGTTSEIEFKDFYDGESKRYDFQGNFRPNPHVDLKVRYQREDISVPAGDVSVQIGSLETVFNVSTDLSVTTQTQYDNISNSLSFFGRVNWELRPQTEVFFALGHGAYIEGDDFRRNFRSVQTSAILRFGNTFRF; from the coding sequence GTGCATCGATGGATGTTGGGCGCCTGCATTGCCATGTCCGGCGCAGGACTGGCCATGGCCGACGAAGACCCGCCCGTCCGCAATTTCACCACCTACCAGCCGACGGTTCGCCCCGTGCGGATCGAGACAAGCGAAGCGCCCGTCATCGATGGAAAACTCGACGAAGCGATGTGGTCGAAGGCCGCGGAAGTTTCCGAGTTCTACCAGGTGGAGCCCAAGGTCGGCCCCCCCAGCGTCGAGACACGCGTCTATTTCGCCTATGACGAAAACAATCTCTATGTCGGCATCTACGCCCATGACGACATGCCGGATGCGATCCTCGCCTCTGTGCTGGAACGCGATGGAGAGATCTGGCGGGACGACATGTTCCGCTTCTATATCGACCCGTTCAACACCGGCACGTCGGGCTTTGGGTTCGACATCAACGCCCTCGGCGCGCGCACCGAACGCCTGATCCGCTACGGACAGGCCCCCGTCGATGCCTGGAACATCATCTGGGATGCCGACAGCGTGCTGACCGAAGACGGCTGGACGGCGGAGATTGCCCTGCCCTTCCGGTCGCTCAGCTTCGATCCCGCCTCAGACGGCTGGGGTCTGATGATGACGCGTGAACATGCCCACGCGAACGAGGAAATCCGCTGGGCCGGGATCGACCAGTCGGTCAACAAGTTCGGCTTCGCCCGGCCAGGCTATATCGAGGGCATAGACGACATCAACAAAGGCAAGGGGTTCGACGTCCAACTGCAGGCAGGCCTCGCCGGGAACCGCCGCTGGAGCCAGCCCCGCGACGATGATCTGTCGATCGAGCCGAGCGCCAACATCTCCTACAAGTTCACGCCCTCTCTGACCGGCCTTGTGACGCTGAACACAGATTTCTCCGACACCCCACTGGACGACCGGCAGATCAATACGGGCCGCTTCTCGCTGTTTTTCCCGGAAACACGGGATTTCTTCCTGCAGGACGCCGCCCTGTTCGAATTTGCCGGACAGACCTTTGCCGGCGCACCGAACGGCCAGCCTTTCTTCTCCCGCCGCATCGGCATCGTGAACGGCCAGTCCGTGAAAGTGGATGCAGGCCTGAAGCTGAGCGGTGAAATCAATGGTGTGGAAGTCGGCATCCTGTCGGCTCAGACCGGCGCCATCGGCAATATCGGCTCGCAGAACCTCTCCGTGGCGCGGGCGACGGTCGATGTGCTGGACCAGTCCCGCGTTGGTTTCATCGCCACGAATGGCGACCCGACGGGTCTCTCAGACAATACGCTCGCCGGGGCCGATTTCAGCTATCGCGTTCCGTCCCTCTTCGGCGGTGGACGGATGCAGGCAGATGTTTTCTACCAGCGCACCTTCTCCTCCACACTGGAGGATGACGATTCCTTCGGGGCAAAGTTCGACTATCCGAACGACAAATGGGCCTGGAGCGTCGAGGCGCGGCAGATCGGCGAGGATTTCGCCCCCGCCCTCGGCTTCGTGAACCGGCCCGGTACCCGCACCTTCACCGGCGAATGGCACCGGCGTTTCCGCCAATCGGGCAATTATCTGCGCTGGTGGCAATTCGGCACCAGCCATGAATACATCACCGACCTCGACGGCAATGCGGAAACCACGATCAATTCCTTCGTTCTGAACGCCAACACGATCTGGACCGACGACCTGACCTTCACCGCGAGCCAGAATGAAGAGCATATCAACACGCCCTTTGTCCTGCCCGGCGGGTTGGTCGTGCCGGTCGGTGTCTATGACAACAATGGCGTGAAATTCCGTGTCCAGTCATCCTATGTGCGCCCCTGGGGCACGACGTCGGAGATTGAGTTCAAGGACTTTTACGACGGCGAGTCGAAGCGGTATGACTTCCAGGGCAATTTCCGCCCGAACCCGCATGTCGACCTGAAAGTCCGCTACCAAAGGGAAGACATTTCCGTTCCGGCCGGGGATGTCAGTGTACAAATCGGATCCCTGGAAACGGTCTTCAACGTTTCGACAGACCTCTCGGTCACCACGCAGACACAGTATGATAATATCAGTAACAGCCTGTCCTTCTTCGGCCGGGTGAACTGGGAACTGCGCCCTCAGACCGAAGTGTTCTTCGCCCTTGGCCATGGCGCTTATATCGAAGGGGACGATTTCCGCCGCAACTTCCGCTCCGTCCAGACGAGCGCCATCCTGCGCTTCGGAAACACGTTCCGGTTCTAG
- a CDS encoding 2-hydroxychromene-2-carboxylate isomerase, whose amino-acid sequence MAHMLEFWFEFGSTYSYLTAMRIEDAAGARGVTVRWRPFLLGPVFAAQGWDTSPFNIHKAKGEYMWRDMARRAERYGLPFQRLPATGPGAFPQNGLAAARIALIGLDEGWGEEFARGVYSAEFAAGHDIADPVLLQRLAREAGATGDVLSRAQTQANKDRLKSNVDEAFRRGIFGAPSFMVDGELYWGDDRLADALDAAAA is encoded by the coding sequence ATGGCACACATGCTCGAATTCTGGTTCGAATTCGGATCGACCTATTCCTATCTTACGGCAATGCGTATCGAAGACGCCGCTGGCGCACGCGGTGTGACCGTTCGCTGGCGGCCATTCCTGTTGGGGCCGGTTTTCGCCGCACAGGGCTGGGATACCTCCCCCTTCAACATCCACAAGGCGAAAGGCGAATATATGTGGCGTGACATGGCCCGGCGGGCGGAGCGCTATGGCCTTCCCTTTCAACGCCTGCCAGCGACAGGGCCGGGCGCGTTCCCGCAGAATGGTCTTGCAGCAGCCCGCATCGCGCTGATCGGACTGGATGAAGGCTGGGGCGAGGAATTCGCGCGTGGCGTCTATTCCGCAGAATTCGCCGCTGGCCACGATATTGCCGACCCCGTCCTGCTGCAGCGCCTTGCCCGGGAGGCTGGCGCGACGGGAGATGTACTATCCCGCGCCCAGACGCAGGCGAACAAGGACCGCCTCAAGTCGAATGTGGACGAAGCCTTCCGGCGCGGCATATTCGGCGCACCGAGCTTTATGGTCGATGGAGAGCTCTACTGGGGCGACGACCGTCTGGCGGACGCACTGGACGCTGCAGCCGCATAG
- a CDS encoding acyl-CoA dehydrogenase family protein, protein MADTQQSMDAMAEMNDLRMSEEARPLYEHVKRFIAETVEPMYEEFERLGEGKTDIWSYAPGQLEALEKAKDAAKKEGLWNFFLPDAETGEGLKNLDYAYIAAELGKVPLASETMNCSAPDTGNMEVLERVGTPAQKEQWLKPLLEGKIRSAFAMTEPALPSSDAKNVSMSAVLEGDEWVLNGEKYYISGAGDPRCKIMICMVKTNDGPDVNRRQSQILVPLPHPGVTIVGPMHVFGDPDAPHGHMHIRFENVRVPKDNMLLGEGRGFEISQLRLGPGRIHHCMRSIGAAEKALDLMVVRGMTRQAFGRDLIKLGGNLEKVSRARIEIESMRMMVLKAAKAMDVLGNKEARVWISMVKAMVPERVCDIIDDAIQIHGATGVSQWTPLARLYANQRTLRLADGPDEVHHMVVGRAETRKYTGEEEDPAMAAVWRK, encoded by the coding sequence ATGGCTGATACCCAACAATCCATGGACGCAATGGCAGAGATGAACGACCTGCGCATGTCGGAGGAGGCGCGTCCTCTTTACGAGCATGTGAAGCGGTTCATCGCCGAAACTGTCGAGCCGATGTATGAGGAATTTGAACGCCTCGGCGAAGGCAAGACCGACATCTGGTCTTACGCACCAGGCCAGCTCGAAGCCCTCGAAAAGGCCAAGGACGCGGCCAAGAAGGAAGGCCTCTGGAACTTCTTCCTGCCGGATGCCGAAACCGGCGAAGGCCTGAAGAACCTCGACTATGCCTATATCGCAGCGGAACTGGGCAAGGTGCCGCTCGCTTCGGAAACGATGAACTGTTCGGCGCCGGACACCGGCAACATGGAAGTGCTCGAGCGCGTCGGCACGCCGGCCCAGAAGGAACAATGGCTGAAGCCGCTCCTGGAAGGCAAGATCCGCTCCGCCTTCGCCATGACCGAACCGGCCCTGCCGTCGTCGGACGCAAAGAACGTCTCCATGAGTGCCGTTCTGGAAGGCGATGAGTGGGTGCTCAATGGAGAGAAATACTACATCTCCGGCGCCGGTGACCCGCGCTGCAAGATCATGATCTGCATGGTGAAAACCAATGACGGTCCGGACGTGAACCGCCGCCAGTCTCAGATCCTGGTGCCGCTGCCGCATCCGGGCGTGACGATCGTCGGCCCGATGCACGTGTTCGGCGACCCCGACGCGCCGCACGGCCACATGCATATCCGCTTCGAGAATGTCCGTGTTCCGAAGGACAACATGCTGCTCGGTGAAGGCCGCGGCTTCGAAATCTCGCAGCTTCGCCTCGGCCCGGGCCGTATCCACCACTGCATGCGCTCCATCGGTGCAGCAGAGAAGGCGCTCGACCTGATGGTTGTCCGTGGCATGACGCGTCAGGCGTTCGGCCGTGACCTGATCAAGCTGGGTGGCAACCTCGAAAAGGTCTCCCGCGCCCGGATCGAGATCGAATCCATGCGCATGATGGTCCTCAAGGCAGCCAAGGCGATGGACGTTCTGGGTAACAAGGAAGCCCGCGTCTGGATCTCCATGGTCAAGGCCATGGTGCCGGAGCGTGTCTGCGACATCATTGATGACGCCATCCAGATCCACGGCGCCACGGGTGTGTCGCAGTGGACGCCGCTGGCACGCCTCTATGCCAACCAGCGCACGCTGCGCCTGGCTGACGGCCCGGATGAGGTGCACCACATGGTGGTCGGCCGCGCCGAGACCCGCAAGTACACGGGCGAAGAGGAAGATCCGGCGATGGCTGCTGTCTGGCGGAAATAA
- a CDS encoding sulfite exporter TauE/SafE family protein → MSPIAAAIILVTVLVTSFISGIFGMAGGIIFMGVLTALVPVATAMMIHGAVQMISNGYRAFLWRAHIDWHIFRRYALGSVLAVGLLFALSWRPDKQVVYVLLGCVAMLVWLPKAVLDLNIQKRFQAEGAGFIVQSLNTIAGVSGPLLDQFFVRTDMTRHAIVATKAVTQVLAHFVKIIFWSTPVIAAAGFQALPPWWLILAAAPLSMLGTTLGGKVLDRMSDVNFKRGMKYLVTAIGAVMLLRAAGWL, encoded by the coding sequence ATGAGCCCGATTGCTGCCGCCATCATTCTTGTCACCGTGCTGGTGACCAGCTTCATTTCCGGCATTTTCGGCATGGCTGGCGGCATCATCTTCATGGGCGTGCTGACCGCCCTGGTCCCCGTTGCGACCGCCATGATGATCCATGGCGCCGTGCAGATGATCTCCAATGGCTACCGCGCTTTTCTTTGGCGCGCACATATCGACTGGCACATCTTCCGCCGCTACGCGCTCGGCTCTGTCCTGGCAGTCGGCCTGCTGTTCGCGCTCAGCTGGCGGCCAGACAAGCAGGTTGTGTATGTGCTGCTGGGGTGCGTGGCCATGCTGGTCTGGCTGCCGAAGGCGGTGCTGGACCTCAACATTCAGAAACGCTTCCAGGCCGAAGGCGCGGGGTTCATCGTGCAGTCGCTGAACACGATTGCCGGCGTCTCCGGGCCCCTGCTCGACCAGTTCTTCGTGCGCACCGACATGACGCGCCATGCCATCGTGGCCACCAAGGCGGTGACGCAGGTGCTGGCGCATTTCGTGAAAATCATCTTCTGGAGCACGCCGGTGATCGCCGCCGCCGGGTTTCAGGCCCTGCCGCCCTGGTGGCTGATCCTGGCAGCAGCGCCCTTGTCCATGCTGGGCACGACGCTTGGCGGCAAGGTGCTCGACCGGATGAGCGACGTGAATTTCAAGCGCGGCATGAAATACCTGGTCACCGCGATTGGCGCGGTGATGCTGCTCAGGGCTGCAGGCTGGCTTTAG
- a CDS encoding LysR family transcriptional regulator, producing the protein MNLRTIDLNLLPVLEAVYDERSLTRASEILRITQPAVSNALSRLRVHFEDPLFVREGRGVKPTAMAEALMPAVREALDKLRSGLEPRSVFEPSRSTRVFNLSARDAGAFLIAPALAARLEQVAPGVRILWSQLHRSAVAAELASGRLDLAIDVSDLLGMDMEREVLLSTPYVCVLSPDHPQADQALTPDSFFDLRHIAVSSRREGRSLIEELARTFGRRITPAQRLPNYMPALEIVRQTGFALVAPRQIAETAGLALLDLPFDFPSPESTLYWHRENAGDPALTWLRGLIRDISRDLEKSQDHAESAAAS; encoded by the coding sequence ATGAACCTGCGCACGATCGACCTGAACCTGTTGCCGGTACTGGAGGCTGTCTATGATGAGCGCAGCCTGACACGCGCCAGTGAAATCCTGCGCATCACCCAGCCTGCGGTCAGCAACGCCCTGTCCCGGTTGAGGGTTCATTTCGAGGATCCGTTATTTGTCCGCGAAGGCCGCGGCGTGAAGCCGACGGCCATGGCGGAAGCCTTGATGCCCGCCGTGCGGGAAGCGCTCGACAAGTTGCGATCCGGGCTTGAGCCGCGCTCCGTCTTTGAACCGTCGCGCTCGACCCGCGTGTTCAACCTGTCTGCCCGCGATGCCGGCGCCTTCCTGATAGCCCCGGCGCTCGCCGCACGGCTTGAACAGGTGGCGCCGGGCGTGCGCATCCTGTGGAGCCAGCTGCACCGGTCGGCCGTGGCAGCCGAACTTGCCTCCGGACGGCTGGATCTCGCCATCGACGTCTCTGACCTGCTCGGCATGGACATGGAACGCGAGGTACTCCTGTCGACACCCTATGTCTGTGTCCTGTCGCCGGATCATCCGCAGGCAGATCAGGCTCTGACGCCAGACAGCTTCTTCGATCTGCGCCACATTGCCGTGTCCAGCCGGCGGGAAGGCCGTAGCCTGATCGAGGAACTGGCTCGTACATTCGGACGCCGGATCACGCCGGCTCAGCGCTTGCCGAATTATATGCCGGCACTGGAGATTGTGCGCCAGACAGGGTTTGCCCTGGTGGCACCACGTCAGATTGCCGAAACCGCAGGCCTGGCCCTGCTGGACCTGCCCTTTGACTTTCCATCGCCCGAATCCACCCTGTACTGGCACCGGGAGAATGCCGGGGATCCGGCGCTGACATGGCTGCGCGGCCTGATCCGGGACATCTCCCGGGACCTGGAAAAATCCCAGGATCACGCAGAGTCTGCTGCGGCGTCCTAG
- a CDS encoding crotonase/enoyl-CoA hydratase family protein: protein MTATVKTENDISVVTMDDGKANAISLDMLEAVNACLDEAEKDGKVLVLTGREGKFSAGFDLKFLATSDGEGVRKLVTGGGQLAMRLFTSKMPVVIASTGHSIAMGAFILLGGDTRIGTRGAFKIGANETVNGMTLPGFGTELPRARLNPMYLTEALVQARLYTPDEAVPVGWLDKVVEADALMDTAMETATALKAIANGAYYRNKMLVRKPAIDAIMPTLEQSTI, encoded by the coding sequence ATGACAGCGACCGTCAAAACTGAAAATGACATCTCCGTCGTCACCATGGATGACGGCAAGGCCAACGCGATCAGTCTCGACATGCTGGAGGCGGTGAATGCCTGCCTCGATGAAGCGGAGAAGGATGGCAAAGTGCTGGTGCTGACCGGGCGTGAGGGAAAATTCTCCGCAGGGTTCGACCTGAAATTCCTCGCCACATCCGACGGGGAAGGCGTGCGTAAACTGGTCACCGGCGGCGGCCAGCTGGCGATGCGCCTGTTTACCTCCAAGATGCCTGTCGTCATTGCGTCGACCGGGCATTCCATCGCCATGGGTGCCTTCATCCTGTTGGGCGGCGACACGCGGATTGGCACGCGCGGCGCGTTTAAGATCGGCGCGAACGAGACGGTCAATGGCATGACGCTGCCAGGCTTTGGTACGGAACTGCCGCGGGCGCGGCTGAACCCGATGTATCTGACCGAAGCGCTGGTGCAGGCTCGCCTGTATACGCCGGACGAGGCCGTGCCGGTCGGTTGGCTGGACAAGGTGGTCGAAGCAGACGCGCTGATGGATACCGCGATGGAAACGGCGACGGCGCTGAAGGCCATCGCCAATGGGGCCTATTACCGCAACAAGATGCTGGTCCGGAAACCGGCGATCGATGCGATCATGCCGACGCTGGAACAGTCGACCATCTAG
- a CDS encoding nucleoside deaminase produces the protein MTILADPMDRALELACEAAAAGEVPVGAVIVDPETGEIVAEGANAPISGHDPTAHAEIVALRRAAEKLGNYRLTGLTMYVTLEPCAMCAGAISLARIGKLVFGACDPKGGAVIHGARFFEQPTCHWRPDVEQDEARGEAASQLLKAFFKARRK, from the coding sequence ATGACAATTCTTGCTGATCCGATGGACCGCGCGCTGGAACTGGCGTGCGAGGCTGCTGCGGCAGGCGAGGTGCCTGTGGGGGCGGTGATCGTCGATCCGGAAACGGGCGAGATTGTCGCCGAAGGCGCCAATGCGCCGATCAGCGGCCATGACCCGACGGCGCATGCGGAGATCGTCGCCCTGCGCCGCGCCGCGGAGAAGCTCGGAAACTACCGCCTCACAGGTCTGACGATGTACGTCACGCTGGAGCCGTGCGCGATGTGTGCAGGCGCGATCAGCCTGGCCCGGATCGGCAAGCTGGTCTTCGGCGCCTGCGACCCGAAGGGCGGTGCGGTGATCCATGGCGCCCGTTTCTTCGAACAGCCGACCTGCCACTGGCGGCCGGACGTCGAGCAGGATGAGGCGCGCGGCGAGGCAGCAAGCCAGCTGCTGAAGGCCTTCTTCAAGGCCCGGCGAAAGTAG
- the rsmD gene encoding 16S rRNA (guanine(966)-N(2))-methyltransferase RsmD, translating into MRIIAGQHKGRAIAAPKGQGTRPTADRARESVFNMLAHAPWAPEIEGARVIDLFAGSGALGLEAVSRGAAFCLFVETDHSARGAIRDNIETLGLYGNTRIHRRSATDLGEKPAGVGSPFTLAFLDPPYHKDLVAPALAGLVEGKWLADDAIAVVETASDELIAPEGWETLDTRDYGAARVWFLTPA; encoded by the coding sequence ATGCGCATCATTGCCGGACAGCACAAGGGGCGCGCGATTGCTGCGCCAAAGGGACAGGGCACGCGGCCGACGGCCGACCGGGCGCGCGAAAGCGTGTTCAACATGCTGGCCCATGCGCCCTGGGCGCCGGAGATCGAGGGTGCGCGCGTGATCGACCTGTTCGCAGGTTCCGGCGCGCTCGGCCTGGAAGCGGTCAGCCGGGGCGCAGCCTTCTGCCTGTTCGTGGAAACCGACCATTCAGCGCGCGGCGCGATCCGCGACAATATCGAGACGCTGGGTCTTTATGGGAACACGCGGATCCACCGGCGCTCCGCCACCGATCTGGGCGAGAAGCCGGCGGGCGTCGGCAGCCCGTTCACGCTCGCCTTCCTCGATCCGCCCTATCACAAGGACCTCGTCGCTCCGGCGCTAGCCGGCCTTGTTGAGGGCAAATGGCTGGCCGACGACGCCATCGCGGTGGTCGAGACAGCCTCGGACGAACTGATCGCACCGGAAGGCTGGGAAACTCTGGATACGCGCGACTATGGCGCCGCGCGGGTGTGGTTTCTCACACCAGCCTAG
- a CDS encoding patatin-like phospholipase family protein gives MAKPVQMPLSLALQGGGAHGAYTWGVLDRLAEENRFDIQAITATSAGAMNAVAFAGGYGAGGLDGARQALEALWQAVSHSGRPARAYGVPGQAAFAYASALQSWASPYDFNPLKLNPLRDAVESVIDFEAVHASGLQLFLSATDVESGHVKVFAGDEVTLDAVLASACLPQTFQAVEIDGHAYWDGGYMGNPSIFPLIYAGAPTDVLLVTLNPIERPGVPKRAGEIQERVNEISFNAALIGELRAIAFVQRLLDDGMLKAPMLKKYRRLNVHTIRGGADLVDHSLHTKFDTSWRFLTSLRDMGRAAADAWLTGDADLVGTKTSNCDLREEFLKG, from the coding sequence ATGGCGAAACCGGTGCAAATGCCTTTAAGTCTTGCCTTGCAGGGCGGTGGTGCCCACGGCGCCTACACATGGGGCGTCCTCGACCGGCTGGCGGAAGAGAATCGCTTCGATATCCAGGCCATCACGGCGACCTCTGCGGGGGCAATGAATGCGGTGGCCTTTGCCGGCGGTTATGGCGCGGGCGGGCTAGACGGCGCGCGGCAGGCCCTGGAGGCGCTGTGGCAGGCGGTGTCGCACAGCGGCAGGCCGGCGCGGGCCTATGGCGTGCCCGGCCAGGCCGCCTTTGCATATGCCTCCGCGCTGCAGAGCTGGGCCAGTCCCTATGACTTCAATCCGCTGAAACTGAACCCGTTGCGGGATGCCGTGGAAAGCGTGATCGACTTCGAGGCGGTCCACGCCTCCGGCCTGCAGCTGTTCCTAAGTGCGACGGATGTGGAATCTGGCCATGTGAAAGTGTTTGCGGGTGATGAGGTCACCCTTGATGCGGTGCTCGCCTCGGCCTGCCTGCCGCAGACCTTTCAGGCGGTGGAGATCGATGGCCATGCCTATTGGGATGGCGGCTATATGGGCAATCCCAGCATCTTCCCGCTGATCTATGCCGGCGCGCCGACCGATGTGCTGCTGGTAACGCTGAACCCGATCGAGCGGCCCGGCGTGCCGAAGCGGGCAGGCGAGATCCAGGAACGCGTCAACGAGATCAGCTTCAACGCCGCCCTGATCGGTGAGCTGCGCGCGATCGCCTTTGTCCAGCGCCTGCTGGATGACGGCATGCTGAAAGCGCCGATGCTGAAGAAATATCGCCGCCTGAACGTGCACACGATCCGTGGCGGGGCCGACCTCGTGGACCACAGCCTGCACACCAAGTTCGACACCAGCTGGCGTTTCCTCACCAGCCTGCGTGACATGGGGCGTGCCGCGGCGGACGCCTGGTTGACGGGCGATGCAGACCTGGTCGGGACGAAGACGTCGAATTGCGACCTTCGGGAGGAGTTCCTGAAAGGCTAG
- a CDS encoding class I SAM-dependent RNA methyltransferase: MPAIPDADARGASTVVIERLGSKGDGQVRIDGTWISVPRTLPGEEVRIAFDGDQARLLEIVTPSPDRMIPVCPHFDRCGSCSLQHLSDGPYRNFKQSLVINALKSRGLEPHVEDTWVTPPGTRRRMSLAARRTKAGVQLGFHSRRSHDIVDISTCPVASPEITRKLSALKELAAPLAPLKGEMVLKVSAMPNGLDLHVTNTATFAAPHDVMMAGAKALAAGFLRVSIGDDVPLQQATPEIQVGKAFLRPAPGGFLQASPEAEAFMASLVRQHLKFALEVADLFSGCGTFSLRLAEESRVHAAEGDAAAIEALEASARAAPGLKPVTAEVRDLFRNPVPAVTLSRFQGIVLNPPRHGATKQVSEIAHSGVRRVAYVSCDPGTLARDLRVLVDAGYRIMLVQPVDQFLWSSHVETVVLLELGGAA; the protein is encoded by the coding sequence ATGCCTGCTATTCCAGACGCGGATGCTCGCGGCGCCAGCACTGTGGTCATCGAACGCCTGGGGTCGAAAGGCGACGGCCAGGTGCGAATCGATGGCACATGGATTTCCGTGCCGCGCACCCTGCCCGGTGAGGAAGTTCGCATCGCATTCGATGGCGACCAGGCGCGCCTGCTGGAGATCGTGACGCCCTCGCCGGACCGCATGATCCCGGTCTGTCCGCATTTCGACCGTTGCGGCAGCTGTAGCCTGCAGCACCTTTCCGACGGACCATACCGCAACTTCAAACAGTCTCTCGTGATCAATGCATTGAAGTCACGCGGACTGGAGCCTCATGTGGAAGACACCTGGGTCACGCCGCCCGGCACGCGCCGCCGCATGTCGCTGGCGGCCCGGCGGACGAAGGCAGGCGTGCAACTTGGTTTCCATTCGCGGCGCAGCCACGACATTGTCGATATCAGCACATGCCCGGTCGCCTCGCCTGAAATTACGCGAAAACTCAGTGCCCTGAAAGAGCTGGCAGCTCCGCTGGCACCGTTGAAGGGCGAGATGGTCCTGAAGGTCTCCGCCATGCCCAACGGTCTGGACCTGCACGTTACGAACACCGCCACATTCGCCGCGCCGCATGATGTGATGATGGCCGGCGCTAAAGCGCTTGCCGCCGGCTTCCTGCGCGTCTCGATCGGTGACGACGTTCCGCTGCAGCAAGCGACGCCGGAAATCCAGGTCGGAAAGGCATTCCTCCGCCCCGCACCGGGCGGATTCCTGCAGGCGAGTCCCGAGGCGGAAGCCTTCATGGCCAGCCTCGTCCGCCAACACCTGAAATTCGCGCTGGAAGTCGCAGACCTTTTCTCCGGCTGCGGAACATTTTCCCTGCGTCTCGCCGAAGAGTCCCGCGTCCATGCCGCTGAAGGCGATGCGGCGGCGATCGAGGCGCTGGAAGCGTCCGCCCGCGCGGCCCCCGGCCTGAAGCCGGTCACGGCCGAAGTGCGAGACCTGTTTCGCAATCCCGTCCCGGCCGTCACTTTATCCCGTTTCCAGGGCATCGTGCTTAATCCGCCCCGGCATGGCGCAACCAAGCAGGTGTCGGAGATTGCCCATAGCGGCGTGCGGCGTGTCGCCTACGTTTCCTGTGATCCCGGTACGCTGGCGCGCGACCTGCGCGTGCTGGTCGATGCAGGATATCGGATCATGCTTGTGCAGCCGGTGGATCAGTTCCTCTGGTCGTCTCATGTCGAGACGGTGGTCCTGCTGGAACTGGGAGGCGCAGCATGA
- a CDS encoding NUDIX hydrolase, which translates to MTELKPVPAVGTVCFRGEDVALIRRGTKPMAGSWSLPGGKIEFGERASDAALRELKEETGLTARLVGLVDVVDGIFTSRTTGDVTRHFVLFDYAAVWVSGTVMAGDDAAHAEWISPARLENLEIWEETRRIIDAARTLVSADQSAS; encoded by the coding sequence ATGACCGAATTGAAGCCCGTTCCCGCCGTCGGCACAGTTTGCTTTCGCGGCGAAGACGTCGCCCTGATCCGGCGGGGCACGAAGCCGATGGCCGGCAGCTGGTCGCTGCCCGGCGGCAAGATTGAGTTCGGTGAACGCGCCAGCGATGCTGCGCTGCGCGAACTGAAGGAGGAAACCGGCCTCACCGCCCGCCTGGTGGGCCTCGTGGACGTGGTGGACGGCATCTTCACCTCCCGCACCACCGGCGATGTGACCCGGCATTTCGTGCTGTTCGACTACGCCGCTGTCTGGGTTTCCGGTACGGTAATGGCGGGCGATGATGCTGCCCATGCCGAGTGGATCAGCCCGGCCCGGCTGGAAAACCTGGAAATCTGGGAAGAAACCCGCCGCATCATCGACGCGGCCCGCACCCTGGTCTCGGCAGATCAATCTGCCTCTTGA